DNA from Petropleomorpha daqingensis:
TCGACGGGATCAATTCACAGATCCGCCACGAGTACTTCGGCGCCCGGTACGACCCCACCCCGGCCGGAGGCGTGGCGTGGCGATGTCCTCTGCCGCTCGCGGACGGCCTGACCGACACCACCTTCCTCCAGGGCCACGGGGGCAAGATCGTCTTCTCTCCGCTGTCGAGCGACATGATGTACATGGTGCTGACCGTCGCCGAGGAGGGCCGCCCGCGCTACGACCCGGCCGAGATGCCCCGGATCATGTATGACCGCGCCCGCGCGCTCATGGGGGACTCGGAGTTCATGGCCGAATCCATCGTGCAGGTCCTGCAGTCGACCAGTGTCGCCTACACGCCGTACTCGACGGTGTGGGTGCCCTACCCCTGGTTCCGCGGCCGGGTGATGATCGGGGGCGACGCAGCGCACACCATGCCGCCGTATCTCGGCTCGGGCGCTGCCATGGCCATCGAGGACGGCGTCGTCCTCGCCCAGGAACTGGCCAAGGACCACTCCCTGCTCGACGCCCAGCTGATGTTCATGGCACGACGCCTTCCCCGCGCGAGAGCGGTGCACGAGCGGTCGATCGAGTCGATGCTCGAGGAATTCGACTCGGTCACACCCGAGGCCTTCCAACGGCGACTGCAGTTCTTGCGCGACCTGGAGCCGATCGCGAACGAGTACTCCAACCGACTCCTGGCCCTGCCCTACTGACCCCAGTCGGCGGCCAACACGTCCCTCTGCCCGCGGCGCACCAACGGGACGCATGTCGACATCACGCGCGAGACGAAAGGATCGATCATGCCGGAGTTGCAAGCAGAGCCACACGTGCGCGTGCTGGAGATCGACGCGGGTGACGCCCGTGACTTCAGGTCGCACAAGGGGCTGGGTGGGATCCCCGGCCCCCTTCCCGAGCACCCCGATTTTCCCGACATGACCCCGTTGTGGCGGGAGGCCGGCGTGACGCTGGTGCGGTCCTACGACTGGATCTCGCGGCTCGACACGAGGAACAACCCGGCGAGCCTCTTCCCCGACTGGGACGCCGATCCGACCGACCCGGCCAGCTACAACTTCGCGGCGACCGACCAGTGGGTCCAGGCGGTGCACTCCATCGGCGCCGACGTCCTGTTCACCTTCGCGAGCGCCATCCCCGCCAACAAGCTTCCGGCGGTGGACGTGGACAAGTACGGCGTGGTCGTCGAGCACGTCGTGCGCCACTACGCCCGGGGCTGGGCCGATGGCCCGGCCAGGCCCATCCGGATGTACGAGTTCGGCGACCAGCCGGACCTGGGACCGCTGCACTTCGAGGGTCCGGCCGATGACTTCTTCGCCATGTACGAGGCCTTC
Protein-coding regions in this window:
- a CDS encoding FAD-dependent monooxygenase, whose amino-acid sequence is MPDTDLDQLRREPGRGKQLKILVVGAGLGGLSAAIALTQIGAQVDVIEIKPDNSVPGVGFGLRLNGMRAVRELGLLEQCLAFGTKPSGLTYYDNRGRHLSDLSYGPDDGDVPSILVMSRIGYLDVATARAQELGCDIRMGTTVASLEQKPENVAVTFSSGDSAEYDLVVGFDGINSQIRHEYFGARYDPTPAGGVAWRCPLPLADGLTDTTFLQGHGGKIVFSPLSSDMMYMVLTVAEEGRPRYDPAEMPRIMYDRARALMGDSEFMAESIVQVLQSTSVAYTPYSTVWVPYPWFRGRVMIGGDAAHTMPPYLGSGAAMAIEDGVVLAQELAKDHSLLDAQLMFMARRLPRARAVHERSIESMLEEFDSVTPEAFQRRLQFLRDLEPIANEYSNRLLALPY